From Anopheles funestus chromosome 3RL, idAnoFuneDA-416_04, whole genome shotgun sequence, a single genomic window includes:
- the LOC125771670 gene encoding unconventional myosin-Va isoform X3, which translates to MRFCTDFTQPACLFSLSSGGVWTCCSRVPRLAASVSSSKIYRLATFTRPLSTIMSSTELYVKDARVWIPHPETVWEGAVVAEDYKQDDTLLKLVTDRGVEHTVQLKSTADLPPLRNPAILIGQNDLTALSYLHEPDVLYNLEVRFCDRQAIYTYCGIVLVAINPYAELPLYGADLIRAYRGHAMGELEPHIFAVSEEAYAKLEREKCDISIIVSGESGAGKTVSAKYAMRYFAAVGGSESETHIEKKVLASSPIMEAIGNAKTTRNDNSSRFGKFTKLLFLNNHSMALTGGTMQTYLLEKSRVVFQAPGERNYHIFYQLCAGRDQWPELMLDHQDKFHFLNQGQSPNINKLSDKDQFEDTLTALKTLGFDDAEIGDIMKVIASVLHLGNVVFNHRQKSQTQEVDSEACSIASNDLHLNVACDILQLDRVELRKWLVTRQIESMNDSVLIPMNKQTAEATRDALAKHIYAELFQHIVQKINRNLAGSKKQTCCFIGVLDIYGFETFDINSFEQFCINYANEKLQQQFNQHVFKLEQEQYLREGIEWKMIDFYDNQPCIDLIEAKLGILDLLDEECRMPRGSDESWVGKLMEKCSKYKHFDRPRFGTSAFLIKHFSDTVQYESRGFLEKNRDTVSRELVSVLKASGMRLCQRLMLAQEEGHSDADAKAQAAGVKIMVSAARSQPVTQKQQRKTVGSQFRESLTQLITTLHNTTPHYVRCIKPNDDKAPFKWEAPKIVQQLRACGVLETVRISAAGFPSRWKYEDFYERYRLLCKRLQIVDWHVKATCTNIVRNWLHDPDKYRLGNTQIFFRAGQVAYLEQVRSETRKKHIIVVQSLIRRFICRRRYMRLKQTALGLQRHARGMLARKRADNLRKNRAAIIIQRYTRGWLQRKKYLQIRKAVLELQTRARSYMARRKFHEVLDNYKATQIQRFCRGYLARRRYRARLANIIKCQAAIRRFLARRAFKRLKAEARTVAHIQKMYKGLENKIIELQQRHDVLSKENAALKKQNVEVVEMRQKLEAMKRLENELKLLQLQLVQKDEKLLLSIKQLEGERDEKMQLLEEKQREEENRQQERETFEQEIAKVRREVTEISAVTQIERARLVSQADTEEIHAAYQRTVKDKDALENENVALRQEVRRLQRIMADSHELKTHSRSVSNASSTNEEDYGYTSGRNTLDIRRASPHPYEGDIGSGLATVASGGSLSRGTQRSGSGSVSSNYSVSSTIVASHGERKDEKRHPFIDYERVYRTPPDTIGMLKDPSDSTVGDSPEKDQTAIILRMRKLFEEEKSKSDQLRKELARLKKSSTFSTEDSIRASELEVENEKLRQDYNLLRNSIKRGVESREMDAQYGALQEELKRRREECISLKAVLAQQSQSLRSLGQTTNGETSLRIHDEGELMEAFQAQKLVNRQLESELRAITDANNETLVENNRIIDGLKSENGELQTILQQRVEQVGEEVDLETVRQNEQYLRHELKKSTAAYVELQEQLNELLAKNTELLKKNNILSNRLRDHGLNDSILMNDEFHSMVAVVKKQTQSSQGILKYRQEDESKIMQRLVTDLKPRVAVTLAPSLPAYVVFMCIRYTDLVNMDQLVRSLLTRFVQMIKRLYRGANSVEVRVMWLANTLTLHNLMKQFGGYKDYMKYNTDVQNAQQLKNFDLAEYRQVIHETIVSMHGVLIRQIQESIKQYIVPAILHHDETARGKSRRTMSLDISPEQGRSEPELLVQQLDCLYNHLSSFGLEGCYIEQIFKQLMYYICAVSVNNLMVRGDLCMWKTGMKLRYNMGCLEGWVRTMKMDPDVMKPFVPLNQISSILQARKSEEDVPTLLELSTALSTAQVLKIIKSYKTDDCENQIKPAFIEKLTKQLNLRSEQAESDTYMMAEDIVSPLVVLFKYTEMNLEDIDLPPELNLEGLVTKI; encoded by the exons ATGCGATTCTGCACTGACTTTACTCAACCTGCTTGTTTGTTCTCTCTCAGTTCTGGTGGCGTATGGACGTGCTGCTCGCGTGTGCCTCGTTTAGCTGCTTCAGTTTCAAGTTCTAaa ATTTATCGTCTTGCAACGTTCACCAGACCCTTAAGCACAATCATGTCGTCGACGGAGCTGTACGTGAAG GATGCACGCGTTTGGATTCCACACCCGGAAACAGTATGGGAAGGAGCGGTTGTGGCCGAAGACTACAAGCAGGATGATACACTGCTCAAGCTCGTCACCGATCGTGGCGTAGAGCACACGGTACAGCTTAAAAGCACAGCGGATCTTCCCCCGCTACGTAATCCGGCCATTCTAATTGGACAAAATGATCTCACGGCACTTTCATACCTGCACGAGCCGGACGTGCTGTACAATCTGGAGGTACGGTTCTGCGATCGGCAAGCCATCTACACGTACTGCGGTATCGTACTGGTTGCCATCAATCCATACGCCGAGCTACCACTCTATGGTGCCGATCTTATCCGAGCGTACCGGGGGCACGCGATGGGCGAACTGGAGCCTCACATTTTTGCAGTGTCCGAGGAAGCGTACGCGAAGCTCGAGCGGGAAAAATGTGACATCAGCATCATTGTTAGTGGTGAATCGGGTGCCGGTAAGACGGTTTCAGCAAAGTACGCGATGCGATACTTTGCCGCTGTCGGTGGCAGCGAATCGGAGACACATATCGAAAAGAAGGTACTCGCCAGCAGTCCCATCATGGAAGCGATCGGGAATGCGAAAACCACACGAAACGACAACAGCTCCCGGTTTGGCAAGTTCACGAAGCTGCTGTTTCTCAACAACCATTCCATGGCGTTAACCGGTGGCACAATGCAGACGTATCTGTTGGAGAAATCTCGCGTCGTATTTCAGGCACCGGGTGAACGGAACTATCACATCTTTTATCAACTGTGTGCCGGGCGTGATCAATGGCCCGAACTGATGCTGGATCATCAGGATAAGTTTCATTTCCTAAACCAAGGACAATCGCCCAATATTAATAAACTGTCGGATAAGGATCAGTTTGAGGATACGCTCACGGCGCTTAAAACGCTCGGTTTCGATGATGCGGAGATAGGTGATATCATGAAAGTGATCGCATCGGTACTACATCTGGGCAATGTGGTGTTTAACCACAGGCAGAAAAGTCAAACACAGGAAGTGGACAGTGAGGCCTGCTCGATCGCTAGTAACGATCTGCATCTGAACGTTGCCTGTGATATTTTGCAGCTTGATCGGGTGGAGCTGCGTAAGTGGCTGGTAACGCGACAGATCGAATCGATGAACGATAGCGTGCTGATACcgatgaacaaacaaacagcagaaGCGACACGAGACGCCCTGGCAAAGCACATCTATGCGGAATTGTTTCAGCATATAGTGCAGAAGATCAATCGCAACTTAGCTGGCAGTAAGAAGCAAACTTGTTGCTTCATAG GTGTTCTCGACATCTAtggttttgaaacatttgacATAAACTCATTTGAGCAGTTTTGCATAAATTACGCAAACGAGAagctgcagcagcagtttAATCAGCATGTGTTTAAGCTGGAACAAGAGCAATACCTACGTGAAGGTATCGAATGGAAGATGATCGACTTTTACGACAATCAACCGTGCATTGATCTGATCGAAGCGAAGCTCGGTATTCTGGATCTGCTGGACGAGGAATGTCGTATGCCGCGGGGTAGTGATGAGTCCTGGGTTGGCAAGCTGATGGAAAAGTGTAGCAAGTACAAACACTTCGATCGGCCCCGGTTCGGTACGAGTGCGTTCCTGATCAAACACTTCTCCGACACGGTGCAGTATGAGTCGCGTGGCTTTTTGGAGAAGAACCGTGATACCGTATCGCGGGAGCTTGTTAGCGTGCTAAAAGCGTCCGGTATGCGGCTGTGCCAGAGGTTAATGTTAGCGCAGGAGGAGGGGCACTCGGATGCCGATGCAAAAGCACAGGCAGCGGGTGTGAAGATTATGGTTAGTGCGGCAAGAAGTCAG CCGGTGACTCAgaagcagcaaagaaaaacggtCGGTTCTCAGTTCCGGGAGAGTTTGACTCAGCTGATAACGACGCTCCACAACACGACACCACATTACGTGCGCTGTATTAAG CCAAACGATGACAAGGCACCGTTTAAATGGGAAGCACCAAAGATCGTACAACAGCTGCGAGCTTGCGGTGTGCTGGAAACGGTACGCATATCCGCCGCCGGTTTCCCATCACGCTGGAAGTATGAAGACTTCTACGAACGCTACCGGTTGCTCTGCAAGCGTTTGCAGATCGTCGACTGGCACGTGAAGGCTACCTGTACGAACATTGTGCGCAACTGGCTTCACGATCCGGACAAGTATCGGTTGGGAAACACGCAAATCTTTTTCCGCGCTGGTCAGGTTGCGTACCTGGAGCAGGTGCGAAGTGAAACcaggaaaaaacacataatcgTGGTGCAGTCGTTGATACGCCGGTTCATCTGCAGGAGGCGGTACATGCGGTTAAAACAGACTGCGCTTGGTTTGCAGCGACACGCTCGTGGCATGTTGGCTAGAAA acGCGCGGATAATTTGCGTAAAAACCGCGCTGCTATCATCATTCAACGCTACACACGCGGTTGGTTGCAGCGCAAAAAGTATCTGCAAATACGGAAAGCGGTTTTGGAACTTCAGACCCGTGCCCGTAGTTACATGGCGCGACGCAAGTTTCACGAGGTGCTGGATAACTATAAGGCAACACAGATACAGCGGTTTTGTCGTGGATATTTGGCCCGTCGTCGATACAGGGCACGGTTGGCAAATATCATCAAATGCCAGGCTGCTATACGGCGCTTCCTTGCGCGGCGTGCTTTCAAGAGGCTGAAGGCCGAAGCACGCACCGTGGCACACATTCAGAAGATGTACAAGGGTCTCGAAAACAAGATCATCGAGCTGCAGCAGCGACATGACGTACTGTCGAAGGAAAATGCCGctttgaagaagcaaaacgtTGAGGTTGTGGAGATGCGCCAGAAGCTGGAAGCCATGAAACGGTTGGAGAACGAACTTAAGCTATTACAGCTGCAGCTGGTCCAGAAAGATGAGAAACTGCTGCTTTCGATAAAACAGCTAGAAGGCGAGCGTGATGAAAAAATGCAACTGCTGGAAGAGAAGCAACGTGAAGAGGAGAATCGCCAACAGGAACGGGAAACGTTTGAGCAGGAGATTGCAAAAGTCCGCCGCGAGGTGACGGAGATTAGTGCGGTCACGCAGATCGAACGTGCCCGGTTAGTGTCGCAGGCGGACACGGAAGAGATACACGCGGCCTACCAGCGCACGGTGAAGGATAAGGATGCGCTAGAGAATGAGAATGTAGCCCTCCGGCAAGAAGTTCGTCGGCTGCAGCGCATTATGGCGGATTCGCATGAGCTGAAAACTCATTCACGTTCCGTCAGTAATGCGTCCAGCACGAACGAAGAGGATTATGGCTACACATCCGGACGGAACACGCTGGATATACGGCGTGCATCGCCTCATCCATATGAAGGTGATATCGGCAGTGGTCTCGCGACTGTCGCTAGTGGGGGAAGCCTTAGTCGGGGGACTCAGCGCAGCGGCAGTGGTTCTGTTAGTAGTAATTATAGCGTTAGTAGTACAATTGTCGCTAGTCATGGTGAGCGGAAGGATGAGAAGAGGCATCCTTTCATTGATTACGAACGGGTGTACCGAACACCACCCGATACAATCGGTATGCTGAAAG ATCCTTCTGATTCGACTGTAGGAGATTCGCCTGAAAAGGATCAAACGGCCATTATTTTACGCATGCGAAAGCTGTTCGAGGAAGAGAAATCCAAGAGCGATCAACTGCGCAAGGAGCTAGCCCGGCTAAAGAAATCTTCTACCTTCAGCACGGAAGACTCAATCCGCGCATCCGAACTGGAGGTGGAGAATGAAAAGCTGCGACAGGATTACAATTTACTGCGCAACAGCATCAAGCGTGGTGTTGAGTCGCGTGAAATGGACGCACAGTACGGTGCGCTACAAGAAGAGCTAAAGCGCCGCCGTGAAGAATGTATCTCCCTGAAGGCCGTCCTAGCACAGCAGAGTCAATCGTTGCGCTCGCTCGGTCAAACCACGAACGGTGAAACCAGCCTGCGGATACACGACGAAGGTGAACTGATGGAAGCGTTCCAGGCGCAAAAGCTGGTCAACCGTCAGCTCGAGTCGGAACTGCGCGCGATCACGGATGCAAACAACGAAACGCTTGTGGAGAACAATCGCATCATCGATGGGCTAAAGTCGGAGAATGGTGAACTGCAAACGATTCTACAGCAGCGCGTCGAGCAGGTAGGGGAAGAGGTCGATCTGGAAACTGTGCGACAAAACGAACAGTATCTACGGCACGAGCTGAAAAAATCGACCGCCGCCTATGTGGAGCTGCAGGAGCAACTGAATGAGCTGCTGGCGAAGAATACTGAGCTGCTcaagaaaaacaacatcttGTCGAATCGATTGCGCGATCATGGTTTGAACGATTCCATACTGATGAACGATGAGTTCCACAgtatggtggcggtggtgaagAAGCAAACACAATCGTCCCAGGGCATACTAAAGTATCGGCAGGAGGATGAGAGCAAGATCATGCAGCGGTTGGTAACCGATCTGAAGCCACGGGTGGCAGTAACACTTGCGCCAAGTTTACCCGCATACGTAGTGTTCATGTGCATCCGGTACACGGATCTAGTCAATATGGATCAGCTCGTAAGGTCGCTTTTGACGCGCTTTGTGCAGATGATAAAACGACTGTATCGTGGTGCGAACTCGGTCGAAGTACGCGTCATGTGGCTAGCGAATACGCTCAC CTTGCATAATCTAATGAAGCAGTTCGGTGGATACAAGGATTACATGAAATACAACACGGATGTGCAGAATGCGCagcagttgaaaaatttcgaCCTAGCCGAATATCGACAGGTAATCCACGAAACGATCGTCTCGATGCACGGCGTACTGATAAGACAGATACAGGAGAGCATTAAGCAGTACATTGTGCCGGCAATTTTACACCACGACGAAACGGCACGGGGCAAATCGCGTCGTACGATGTCGCTCGACATCTCACCGGAGCAGGGCCGTTCGGAGCCGGAATTGCTCGTACAGCAGCTAGACTGTCTGTACAACCATTTGAGCAGCTTCGGGCTGGAGGGATGCTACATTGAGCAGATATTTAAGCAGCTGATGTACTACATCTGTGCCGTGTCGGTTAATAATCTTATGGTGCGCGGTGATTTGTGCATGTGGAAGACGGGCATGAAGCTGCGGTATAATATGGGCTGTTTGGAGGGATGGGTGCGCACGATGAAAATGGATCCGGACGTAATGAAGCCATTCGTGCCGCTAAACCAGATCTCGTCCATACTGCAGGCACGCAAATCGGAGGAGGATGTGCCAACGCTACTAGAGCTCAGTACGGCCCTATCTACGGCACAGGTTTTGAAG ATCATAAAATCCTACAAGACGGATGATTGTGAAAACCAAATCAAGCCGGCATTCATTGAAAAGCTTACCAAACAGTTAAACCTTCGGTCCGAGCAAGCGGAATCGGATACGTACATGATGGCGGAAGACATCGTCAGCCCGCTGGTGGTATTGTTCAAATACACGGAAATGAATCTGGAAGACATCGATTTACCGCCCGAGCTGAATCTAGAAGGATTGGTTACCAAAATCTAA